In Bufo gargarizans isolate SCDJY-AF-19 chromosome 6, ASM1485885v1, whole genome shotgun sequence, a single genomic region encodes these proteins:
- the SLC18A3 gene encoding vesicular acetylcholine transporter: protein MASGNTPGTAKSAVEKLSNAMGERTKQIGTAMKEAHHQRRLILFIVCVALFLDNMLYMVIVPIIPDYIESMRLDSEKHFREINSSSSYSNKSIIRPPYPTENEDIKIGVLFASKAILQLLVNPLSGTFIDRVGYDIPLFIGLIVMFLSTIIFSFAENYATLFVARSLQGLGSAFADTSGIAMIADKYTEEAERSKALGIALAFISFGSLVAPPFGGILYQFVGKRVPFIILACISLIDGILLLAVIKPFSNRTRENMPVGTPIHRLMIDPYIAVVAGALTTCNIPLAFLEPTIANWMKTTMGASEWQMGLTWLPAFFPHILGVYITVKLAANYPQYQWFYGAIGMVIIGASSCTVPACKNFEQLIIPLCGLCFGIALVDTALLPTLALLVDLRHVSVYGSVYAIADISYSVAYALGPIVASQIVHTTGFTQLNLGMGLANVLYAPALLFLRNVCNMKPSHSERNILLDEGPKGLYDTIKMEERRAKSNKGLHKGDHIQDNAMDNYNGAQTGKYISDEESSDYEYS, encoded by the coding sequence ATGGCTTCGGGGAATACACCAGGGACAGCCAAGTCTGCGGTGGAGAAACTATCCAATGCCATGGGTGAAAGAACTAAACAAATAGGCACAGCTATGAAAGAAGCCCACCACCAGAGAAGACTTATCCTGTTCATTGTCTGTGTGGCACTTTTTCTTGATAATATGCTTTACATGGTGATAGTACCAATTATCCcagactatatagaaagtatgagACTGGATAGTGAAAAACACTTTAGAGAAATAAATTCTAGTTCATCTTACTCAAATAAATCGATCATCAGACCCCCGTACCCAACAGAGAATGAAGACATCAAAATAGGAGTCTTGTTTGCCTCCAAAGCTATCTTACAGCTGCTTGTAAACCCTTTGAGTGGCACTTTTATAGACAGGGTTGGCTATGACATTCCTCTATTCATTGGACTCATTGTTATGTTCCTTTCCACTATTATATTTTCTTTTGCAGAGAATTATGCTACGCTCTTTGTAGCAAGAAGCCTTCAAGGTTTGGGATCTGCCTTTGCAGATACTTCTGGGATCGCTATGATCGCAGACAAGTACACAGAAGAAGCAGAGCGGAGCAAAGCCTTGGGTATAGCCTTAGCATTTATCTCATTTGGTAGTTTGGTCGCACCCCCCTTTGGAGGCATATTATACCAGTTTGTAGGTAAAAGAGTACCGTTCATTATTCTAGCTTGCATTTCCCTCATTGATGGTATACTCTTATTAGCAGTTATAAAACCCTTCTCTAATCGGACTAGAGAAAACATGCCAGTGGGCACACCCATTCACAGACTAATGATTGACCCATATATTGCAGTTGTAGCTGGAGCACTAACCACCTGTAACATCCCATTGGCGTTTTTGGAGCCCACAATAGCAAACTGGATGAAAACAACTATGGGAGCCTCTGAGTGGCAAATGGGTCTAACTTGGCTACCAGCTTTTTTCCCTCATATTCTAGGGGTTTATATCACTGTAAAACTTGCAGCCAATTACCCTCAATATCAGTGGTTCTATGGTGCAATAGGAATGGTTATAATAGGGGCTAGTTCATGCACAGTACCAGCCTGTAAAAATTTTGAGCAGCTTATTATCCCCTTGTGTGGTTTATGCTTTGGTATTGCCTTGGTAGATACCGCACTATTGCCCACTCTCGCCTTACTTGTAGATCTCCGCCATGTCTCTGTGTATGGAAGTGTCTATGCTATAGCAGATATATCTTACTCCGTGGCTTATGCTCTTGGGCCTATAGTTGCTAGCCAGATCGTGCACACTACGGGTTTCACTCAGCTTAATCTTGGCATGGGACTAGCAAATGTACTATATGCTCCTGCTCTTTTGTTTCTTAGAAACGTGTGCAACATGAAGCCATCCCATTCAGAGAGAAACATATTGCTTGATGAGGGACCTAAGGGCTTGTATGATACAATTAAAATGGAAGAACGCAGGGCTAAGTCCAACAAGGGCTTACATAAAGGTGACCATATACAGGACAATGCTATGGACAATTACAACGGAGCGCAAACAGGTAAATACATATCTGATGAAGAATCCTCTGATTATGAGTATAGCTAG